The region ACCCTTAACCTGCACAGATTGTCTCCATATATCTGAATTATGATTACTAGTCCATCCTCTACAAGAAAAACCTTTTGCAACCTCCTTTCCTGTTACCGATAATTCTTGTATCATATTCAATAATGGTTCATGACATTCAGCAAGATTACATGATAATACAGGCCAGTAATTCATTTCTGTATTGATGTTCAATGTATAGTTACTACACCATGGAGGCATATTGTTATCATTCCATATCCCTTGTAAAGTAGATGGTTGGGACTTTCCTCTTGAACTGGATATCATCAAATATCTTCCATAATTAAAAAGGAGAACATGCAAATTAATATCCTCTAATCCCTTTTGTATTCTTTTAATTCTCTCTCTTGTTGTCAACTCATCCATTGTAGCAGTATATAATCTAAATTCTACTCTATCATATAAATTTCTATAATCTGCTATATGTTCATTTATAACATCATCATACTTCTTATTCACTACTTCATTTATTAATCCATCAGTAATATTAGAAGGATTTTTTATTAAAGTATTCGGATTTTTATTAAAGCTAATAAAATTAGTAGCCATTGCGATATATATAACAACATTATCAGCATTGATGACTTGTAAGCCTTCCGTACTATTTGATTTTATTTTACTGACCTGTCCGCCAGTCTGTTCTATGTATACTTTTCCTTCAAACTCAATAGATTCATTATTATCATTATCATAGATTATAGGATTATCACTTATATCATATATAGGATCTTGATGTATAGGAGAAAACCCATTAATAATCAGTGTTTTATCAGATTCTACTCTTTTTGTACTATTAAGTTCACTAGATACGAATACATCAAAATTAATTGAGTTTTTTTGGTTACAATCCATTTTGAATACTATTACATTATCTTTGTAAGAAGCGAATAATTGTCTTTTAAAAGTTTTAGTACCTTCATTGTAAGAAATATTTACTGTTGCATTCTGCAAATCAAGAGTTCTTTTATAGTTCTGTACACTTTCCATTCTTCTATAATTCATATGCAATTCACAAAAAGGAAGATATGTCTGATTCCAATGTCCTAATAAATTCTTTTCAATATATTTATCAGCTTTATTATACTTTTGTTGGTATAACAGTTTCCTTGCTGTATCAAGTTTATTTTTCCAATGAAAATCCTTATCTTCATTCAGTACTTTACCAGACCATAAAGTTTCTTCATTTAGTTGAATTACTTCATTAACAGGATTACCATATATCATAGCACCTATAGATCCATTGCCTATTGGATAAGCTTCAATCCACTCCTTTGCAGGTTCATCTGACCATATAGTATTATTTAACATTTTAATTCACCCCAAAACTAAACGTTATTATAATTATTTAGAAATATTACAGTTAAATAAAAGACATTCCACAGTAAATCTTGTTTTTGTAAAATTTCAACTTATTATAGATAAGATTTTCTACTTACAAGAAAGTGTTATGTCTTTTAATTATTATTGTAGATGGGTTTTTTGCAATAATATACTCAAAAGTAAAATTAATACTTATAAAACCCAAATTTTATTTAATAAAACATACTAAAATTAAATTATAATTTATATATTTTATCTATGTGATACTTTTCTTATAATAACATCAAGTTCATATTTTTGTCAATAATAGATAATTTATTAATGAAATATATATTATTTTGTTATTAAATGCACTATAATCAATAAAATGTACTTACTTTCAATACAGTAGTATAGTTAGTATTTTTATTGTCTGGTATTTAAATTACAATATTATAACGAGTTTGGTATTATTTCAGTAAATCCGTATTATATTGGTATTCAAATGAAAAACAACTCGCTAATTCTTTTTATTTATCAGCGAGTTATTTTATAATATGAATTTATATACTATCAAATACACTTGAGTTATCTTCTAATAATTTATTTTTAGCTTCAACCAAATTAGTAATAGGTGCTTTACAAGTATTATTTTCACATATATAAACAGTATTTTTATCATTAATTTTTATTTTATCTTTCATATTGGAATTAAACTCAATGATCTCTTCACTACCATCATTCATCAATATAGTAAAATAGCTATTGAAATGTTTATTTATTTCCTTAATGAACAATTTTATTTCTAAGTCATCCTTGTTTCCACAGATAACAATATCTTTACCACTTTTTGTATTCTCCATAATCACTAATAACAGAAATGTATAATATCTAGGATAGCTTTTTATCTTATTGGAAAATACTTTTATAATCTTATTGGCTTTTTCTTCATATGATAAGTCCCCCGTTAATCTACTTAATTTAACAAGGCAGTAAGCAGCTACAGAATTTCCTGATGGTATAGCTCCATCATATATTTCTTTTGGACGTAATATCAATTTTTCACTTTCGATACTATTTAGATAGAATCCTCCACTTTTATTGTCCCAGAAATTATTAATCATATATTCGTTAAGTGTTATAGCTGTTTTTAGATAAGAAATATTGAAAGTGGATTCGTATAATTGTATCAATCCCCATATCATGAACGCATAATCATTCAGAATACCTTCATTCATGGACTGTCCATCTCTATATCTTATATATAATCCCCCATCTGGTTTCATTAATTTGTCTATAATGAAATCTGCAGCTTTTATCGCATATTGAATATATTGATTATTGTCCAGGTATCTACCTGCATTTGCTAAAGCGGCTATTATAAGACCATTCCAAGATGTTAATATCTTATCATCTTTATGCGGTCTGATTCTTTTGTTCCTATAATCAAATATTTTTTGTTTACACTCTTTTATTAATTCTGCATTCTCTGATAAACTAGATAAATCCTTATCAATCAGATTCAATATGTTTTTGTTTTCGAAATTTCCTTCTTCTGTTATATTATATATACGACAGAATCTCTCACCTTTATCCCTTCCCAATACATCAATAATTTCTTCTTTAGTAAATACATAGAATTTTCCTTCTTCTCCTTCAGAATCTGCATCTTCAGCAGAATAAAAACCACCGTTATCATCTAACATATCTCTAGTTAAGTAATTGATAATATCTTCAACAATATTCTTATAATGTTCTTCCTGTGTATACATATACCCCTGGGTATAAGCCATTATAAGTAATGCATTATCATACAGCATTTTTTCAAAATGTGGAACCAACCATTCTCTATCCGTTGAATATCTTGAAAATCCTCCTCCAATATGATCATACATTCCACCTTTGTACATTCCGTCCAGTGTTTTGGTACACATATTAAGTGCATGTTCATCATGATAAGCTATATATCTCTTAAATAGGAAAAATAGGTTATGTGGTGTGGGAAATTTTGGAGGTTCGTTGAATCCTCCATACCTTAAGTCGAAGTTCTCCATCAATTCATGAATGGCAAGATCAATTGTAGTTTGATCTATGTTTACTTCTGTTTCTTCATTAGTTAGATTTACATGTTCAACTATTTCGTTACTTTTATTGATTAATTCTTGTTTATTGGTTGACCATAATCGTATGATATTATTTAGAATATCTTTTAGTCCCACTCTCTGATACATAGATTCTTTTGGAAAATATGTTCCTGCATAAAATGGTCGTTGCCTTGGTGTCATAAATATACTCAATGGCCATCCACCACTACCTGTGAGTTTTTGACAGACATCCATATATACCGAATCTATATCAGGTCTTTCTTCTCTGTCCACTTTTATGGAAATGAAATTTTCATTTAGGATATCAGCTATTTCTTCATCTTCAAAAGATTCTCTTTCCATTACATGACACCAATGGCAAGTAGAATATCCAATAGATAGAAATATAGGCTTATCTTCATTTTTAGCCTTTTCAAAAGCCTCATCACACCAGCTATACCAGTTTACAGGATTATAAGCATGTTGCAAGAGATAAGGACTTTTTTCATTTATTAATCTATTGTTTCTTTTATTAACTGACATGTTGGCATCACCTTCCTTTCATAAAATCATGTTGTTATTATATCCATTTCAAACAGTTTTATAGCATTAATATATTATCAATTATAAAATATCTTGCATGTCTCTATACTTTTTTGGTGTAACACCATATATTTTTTTGAATATACCAGCAAAATGTCCAGCGTTGTTATACCCTACTTCTTTTGCGATGTTTTG is a window of Vallitalea longa DNA encoding:
- a CDS encoding thioredoxin domain-containing protein gives rise to the protein MSVNKRNNRLINEKSPYLLQHAYNPVNWYSWCDEAFEKAKNEDKPIFLSIGYSTCHWCHVMERESFEDEEIADILNENFISIKVDREERPDIDSVYMDVCQKLTGSGGWPLSIFMTPRQRPFYAGTYFPKESMYQRVGLKDILNNIIRLWSTNKQELINKSNEIVEHVNLTNEETEVNIDQTTIDLAIHELMENFDLRYGGFNEPPKFPTPHNLFFLFKRYIAYHDEHALNMCTKTLDGMYKGGMYDHIGGGFSRYSTDREWLVPHFEKMLYDNALLIMAYTQGYMYTQEEHYKNIVEDIINYLTRDMLDDNGGFYSAEDADSEGEEGKFYVFTKEEIIDVLGRDKGERFCRIYNITEEGNFENKNILNLIDKDLSSLSENAELIKECKQKIFDYRNKRIRPHKDDKILTSWNGLIIAALANAGRYLDNNQYIQYAIKAADFIIDKLMKPDGGLYIRYRDGQSMNEGILNDYAFMIWGLIQLYESTFNISYLKTAITLNEYMINNFWDNKSGGFYLNSIESEKLILRPKEIYDGAIPSGNSVAAYCLVKLSRLTGDLSYEEKANKIIKVFSNKIKSYPRYYTFLLLVIMENTKSGKDIVICGNKDDLEIKLFIKEINKHFNSYFTILMNDGSEEIIEFNSNMKDKIKINDKNTVYICENNTCKAPITNLVEAKNKLLEDNSSVFDSI
- a CDS encoding glycoside hydrolase family 95 protein, with translation MLNNTIWSDEPAKEWIEAYPIGNGSIGAMIYGNPVNEVIQLNEETLWSGKVLNEDKDFHWKNKLDTARKLLYQQKYNKADKYIEKNLLGHWNQTYLPFCELHMNYRRMESVQNYKRTLDLQNATVNISYNEGTKTFKRQLFASYKDNVIVFKMDCNQKNSINFDVFVSSELNSTKRVESDKTLIINGFSPIHQDPIYDISDNPIIYDNDNNESIEFEGKVYIEQTGGQVSKIKSNSTEGLQVINADNVVIYIAMATNFISFNKNPNTLIKNPSNITDGLINEVVNKKYDDVINEHIADYRNLYDRVEFRLYTATMDELTTRERIKRIQKGLEDINLHVLLFNYGRYLMISSSRGKSQPSTLQGIWNDNNMPPWCSNYTLNINTEMNYWPVLSCNLAECHEPLLNMIQELSVTGKEVAKGFSCRGWTSNHNSDIWRQSVQVKGSANYAFWPMGGPWLTYDLWEHYEFTQDKNFLKDIAFPIMKESAEFCLDWLIKDENGYLVTSPSTSPENQFYYRFHKCKTSIASTMDISIIWQVFTNLLTAASKLGINDDFIEHVKIAKERLFPYKIGRYGQLQEWSRDFREVHISHRHLSHLIGLYPGKRIDYFKDKKIIRACEKSIKRRVRNGNGWTGWSIAWKINLYARLHDGEKAYDNINYLIKTCTYENLFGKHKLSPLPFSKKGVFQIDSNFGLTAGVMEMLLQSHLGYIELLPALPKKWSIGSITGLRARGGYSVNLWWYNNELLKAEIIPDKDRCCKLKINKNVIVTCSNKNVIVHKNDDYLTWQGIGGQKYIIRVVKD